One Manihot esculenta cultivar AM560-2 chromosome 6, M.esculenta_v8, whole genome shotgun sequence DNA segment encodes these proteins:
- the LOC110616878 gene encoding glycine-rich cell wall structural protein 2, translating into MPHQVRTHKPALISSNLSLRVKLIQKMNLTSFRFTPFFLLLIIGVTVAASAADKKVVSPEMSTGPNNGQGGGSSGATGSGHGPNWDYNWGWGSSPGSGWGYGSGSGRSPNGFGRGFGFGFGSGSGSGSGYGYGSGSGGAHGGGYGAGSGSGNSDGGGSGGGSGGNSPVDSRGKNNHG; encoded by the coding sequence TTTGATTTCCTCAAATTTATCTCTTCGCGTTAAACTAATTCAAAAGATGAACCTAACATCATTTCGTTTTActcctttctttcttcttctcataATTGGAGTTACTGTTGCTGCCTCTGCTGCTGACAAAAAAGTGGTCTCTCCTGAAATGTCTACTGGCCCTAATAATGGCCAAGGCGGCGGCTCTTCTGGGGCTACTGGCTCCGGTCATGGCCCCAACTGGGACTACAATTGGGGATGGGGGTCGAGTCCTGGCAGTGGCTGGGGTTATGGTTCGGGTTCAGGCCGGTCGCCAAATGGGTTTGGCAGGGGTTTTGGGTTTGGGTTTGGCTCTGGAAGTGGATCAGGTTCAGGATATGGTTATGGGTCTGGAAGTGGTGGTGCACATGGTGGTGGGTATGGGGCTGGAAGTGGATCAGGAAATTCTGACGGTGGTGGTTCTGGTGGAGGAAGTGGCGGAAACTCGCCGGTTGATTCCAGAGGAAAAAACAACCACGGGTGA